Proteins encoded within one genomic window of Citricoccus muralis:
- a CDS encoding ABC transporter ATP-binding protein, producing the protein MLDVKNISAFYGDAQALEDVSLSLQPHQVTALLGPNAAGKSTTLRVISGTVAAASGSVSLESQDITKMSPAERVNLGIVHVPEGRRLFGSMTVEDNLILGGYSKRKDRKTTQRLEKVYDLFPRLAERRKQEAGLMSGGEQQMCAVGRGLMADPRVLMIDEMSLGLAPVIVTQMFQIVRDIADTGMTVLLVEQHVKHALEVADFATIIDGGKTRVSGTAEELRNSDTVRESYFGS; encoded by the coding sequence ATGTTGGACGTCAAGAACATCTCTGCCTTCTACGGAGATGCCCAGGCACTGGAAGACGTATCGCTGTCGCTGCAACCGCACCAGGTCACGGCACTGCTGGGCCCCAACGCAGCAGGCAAATCGACCACGCTACGCGTGATCTCTGGAACCGTTGCTGCCGCCAGCGGTTCGGTGAGCCTCGAATCGCAAGACATTACGAAGATGAGCCCGGCTGAACGAGTGAATCTCGGAATCGTGCACGTTCCCGAGGGACGCCGGCTCTTCGGGTCTATGACGGTGGAAGACAACCTGATCCTGGGTGGCTACTCCAAACGCAAGGATCGTAAGACGACCCAGCGATTGGAAAAAGTATACGATCTGTTCCCGCGACTGGCGGAGCGGCGTAAACAGGAAGCCGGCCTGATGTCGGGCGGTGAGCAGCAGATGTGTGCTGTGGGCCGTGGACTGATGGCGGACCCCCGAGTGCTGATGATTGATGAGATGTCGCTCGGGTTGGCGCCGGTGATCGTGACCCAGATGTTTCAGATCGTCCGCGACATTGCGGATACAGGGATGACCGTGCTTCTGGTGGAGCAACACGTTAAGCACGCGTTGGAGGTCGCCGACTTCGCCACGATCATTGACGGGGGCAAGACCCGGGTATCCGGAACCGCGGAGGAATTACGCAACTCGGATACGGTGCGCGAATCCTACTTCGGGTCGTGA
- a CDS encoding zinc-dependent alcohol dehydrogenase, translated as MHALRVHSLDGWDISLDEVAVPVPDPGELLVRSEAVGLCGSDVHACRGDAGYEWMRPPVTLGHETVGTVIGQHPDLEQDWVGTRIAMIAIQGCLNCEICAAGQVNYCAERTCLGLHSDGGLAEFFTIAAQRVVAIDPDLDLGLAGLHEPVAIVLHALEALPDSLEGASVGVTGPGTIGLISAMECQRRGANVTIYGRPDADEIRLTCAEKLGLAVGRSQETAPADYWVEASGSADGLNRAIRACANQARIAVPGLFGRLPEVEMNLLVRGGMSLHGSYGYRTEHFHRAAEFIDEQQDDLARMVSSYPLERAEEALRNTAAGQIIKAIVTPGQALGGQMIIKNNHEKAGVQ; from the coding sequence ATGCACGCGTTGCGGGTGCATTCCCTTGATGGTTGGGACATCTCTCTCGACGAGGTTGCGGTCCCAGTTCCCGATCCAGGAGAACTGCTTGTCCGAAGTGAAGCCGTGGGGTTGTGCGGCTCAGACGTACATGCTTGCCGCGGTGACGCCGGATATGAATGGATGCGTCCTCCGGTCACGCTGGGACACGAGACCGTCGGAACAGTCATCGGGCAACATCCGGATCTGGAACAGGACTGGGTCGGGACACGAATAGCCATGATCGCAATCCAGGGGTGCCTGAACTGCGAAATCTGCGCGGCAGGACAAGTCAACTACTGCGCGGAACGCACCTGTCTCGGATTACATAGCGATGGCGGCCTCGCCGAGTTCTTCACCATCGCGGCACAGCGCGTGGTTGCTATCGATCCGGACCTGGATCTGGGGCTCGCTGGATTGCATGAGCCTGTGGCCATTGTGTTACATGCGCTTGAAGCATTGCCCGACTCTTTGGAAGGGGCTTCGGTTGGTGTCACGGGCCCCGGAACCATCGGTCTGATATCCGCGATGGAATGTCAGCGCCGCGGTGCCAACGTCACCATATATGGGCGCCCCGACGCCGACGAGATTCGTCTCACGTGCGCCGAGAAACTGGGCCTGGCGGTGGGACGGAGCCAGGAAACGGCACCGGCCGACTATTGGGTGGAAGCCTCTGGGTCTGCAGATGGGCTCAACCGCGCAATACGCGCTTGCGCGAACCAAGCCCGCATCGCCGTTCCCGGCTTGTTTGGGCGGTTGCCGGAAGTGGAAATGAACCTTCTGGTGCGCGGTGGCATGTCCTTGCACGGCAGCTATGGCTATCGGACCGAGCACTTCCACCGAGCCGCCGAGTTCATCGACGAACAACAGGACGATCTGGCCCGCATGGTGAGCAGCTATCCCCTGGAGCGGGCAGAGGAGGCCCTGCGAAACACGGCCGCAGGTCAGATCATCAAAGCCATCGTCACTCCTGGGCAGGCGCTCGGAGGACAGATGATCATCAAGAACAATCACGAGAAAGCCGGAGTGCAATGA
- a CDS encoding iron-containing alcohol dehydrogenase translates to MSSKNWNPSPTEESVFLAPSAVIGGAGAARTTGEALRDRLGVTGGTVLLAVDDAVRSAGLTDPIEASLTEAGFSVVTHGGFGAEPNSDVLDPIINEARDAEAIAVVGVGGGSVLDSSKMIALMLRNEGSCADWIGTVSPENGVAPMILIPTTCGTGSETTRIAMVTIDGAKRVSACDLFIPHIAIVDPEMVASLPPSVIAATGMDALAHAAESLMGTNASILSSTHSLRAIELITDNIEAAYAGDKQALAYVMWGSHLAGQALNAGVVIGHSLAYCLANVRPMPHGVSCAIALPYCIAYNQNLAPELAQRLARSLTRGASDKIRDAAGYVQDLVKRLGLPTTLAEAEVDAQAIPEMAQLCVGSYPRPTNPEAFDESKIAALFESMQTGDLDDAFAITAR, encoded by the coding sequence ATGAGCAGCAAGAACTGGAATCCATCACCTACGGAAGAATCCGTTTTCCTCGCCCCTTCGGCTGTCATCGGAGGAGCCGGGGCCGCCCGTACAACAGGGGAGGCCCTGCGCGATCGCCTCGGCGTCACTGGCGGCACCGTGTTGCTGGCGGTCGACGATGCCGTCCGCTCAGCCGGGCTGACCGATCCGATCGAGGCGTCTCTGACAGAGGCCGGTTTCTCTGTGGTCACGCACGGCGGGTTTGGTGCGGAGCCAAATTCCGACGTGCTGGACCCGATCATCAACGAAGCACGTGACGCGGAAGCGATAGCGGTCGTTGGCGTGGGCGGTGGATCTGTGCTGGACTCCTCGAAGATGATCGCGCTGATGCTGCGCAACGAAGGTAGCTGTGCCGACTGGATCGGAACAGTGAGCCCGGAGAACGGCGTGGCACCGATGATCTTGATCCCTACCACGTGCGGGACAGGGTCTGAGACCACCAGGATTGCGATGGTTACCATCGACGGTGCCAAGCGCGTTTCTGCTTGTGATTTGTTTATTCCGCACATAGCGATCGTCGACCCTGAGATGGTTGCCTCGCTGCCGCCATCGGTCATCGCAGCCACGGGCATGGACGCACTCGCGCATGCTGCCGAGAGCCTGATGGGGACGAACGCCTCGATTCTCTCCTCGACGCATTCGCTACGTGCGATTGAGCTGATCACCGACAACATCGAAGCGGCATACGCTGGTGACAAGCAAGCGCTGGCTTACGTCATGTGGGGCTCCCACCTGGCCGGGCAGGCACTCAACGCCGGTGTGGTGATCGGCCATTCCCTGGCTTACTGCCTGGCCAATGTCCGGCCCATGCCCCATGGCGTCAGCTGCGCCATCGCATTGCCGTACTGCATTGCTTACAACCAGAACTTGGCGCCCGAGCTGGCGCAGCGGTTGGCACGTAGCCTGACTCGCGGCGCCAGCGACAAGATCCGTGACGCGGCGGGGTACGTCCAGGACTTGGTGAAGCGTCTGGGTCTGCCGACCACCTTGGCCGAGGCAGAAGTGGATGCGCAGGCCATCCCCGAGATGGCCCAACTCTGCGTTGGTTCCTACCCGCGTCCCACCAACCCGGAGGCCTTCGACGAGAGCAAGATCGCGGCTCTCTTTGAATCTATGCAGACCGGCGATCTTGACGATGCCTTTGCCATTACGGCGCGATGA
- a CDS encoding aldehyde dehydrogenase family protein, with translation MEQNLKNLVNGEFVEASTSERIDVFNPARPDQKVGSVPSMPKEDLERVFAAAAVGARTWKNTGSLERGKVLLSAAELIRERKNELVSTIVTEMGKTTAEATGEVGKTAEFFEYYGSMGRDEFGQFLPDGRPETFAARLVEPLGVVLLITPWNDPLLTPARKLGPALISGNAVIIKPATVTPLITLRLAEILHEAGLPAGVLGTVTGRGSKIGDALFEFDQLKAVSFTGSTAVGKDIQHRLSPRGVRVQTEMGGKNAAVIMDDADLELAVPTIVAGAFAQAGQRCTATSRLIVQKGVAARVRELIADAVRQLTVAPGETEGADMGPVVDEASQASIREHISRARSQGAEVVAENELSGAAAEAGFFVAPTFLQITPDQDLWAEEVFGPVLGMVEVDTLDEAIELVNDSVYGLSSSIFTRDLGQAFDFLYGVDTGQVSINQPTTGWDIHHPFGGFKDSGSGYKEQGHDALTFYTRVKAAAIRTK, from the coding sequence ATGGAACAGAACCTGAAGAATCTCGTCAACGGAGAATTCGTAGAGGCCTCCACCTCGGAGCGTATTGATGTGTTCAACCCGGCACGGCCCGACCAAAAGGTCGGATCAGTGCCGTCTATGCCCAAGGAAGACTTGGAGCGGGTCTTCGCGGCAGCCGCCGTGGGCGCCAGGACCTGGAAGAACACCGGGTCGCTGGAGCGCGGCAAAGTACTGTTGAGCGCGGCAGAGCTGATTCGGGAGCGCAAGAATGAACTCGTCTCCACCATCGTCACGGAAATGGGCAAGACCACAGCAGAGGCCACTGGCGAAGTAGGTAAGACTGCTGAGTTCTTTGAGTACTACGGCTCGATGGGTCGTGACGAATTCGGCCAGTTTCTGCCGGACGGACGTCCCGAAACATTCGCTGCGCGGCTAGTCGAACCACTGGGTGTGGTGCTGCTGATCACTCCGTGGAACGACCCATTGCTCACCCCGGCACGCAAGCTGGGTCCCGCCCTGATCTCTGGCAATGCCGTGATCATCAAGCCAGCCACGGTGACGCCACTGATCACTCTGAGGCTGGCCGAGATTCTCCACGAGGCAGGTCTGCCTGCCGGCGTCCTGGGCACGGTCACAGGCCGCGGATCCAAGATTGGTGATGCGCTCTTTGAATTCGACCAGCTCAAGGCCGTTTCTTTCACTGGTTCCACTGCCGTGGGCAAAGACATTCAACACCGGCTTTCGCCCCGAGGCGTGCGTGTGCAGACTGAGATGGGTGGCAAAAACGCTGCCGTCATCATGGACGACGCCGATCTCGAGTTAGCGGTGCCGACCATTGTCGCCGGTGCGTTTGCTCAGGCGGGTCAGCGTTGTACCGCGACCAGCCGACTGATCGTGCAGAAAGGGGTGGCTGCCCGGGTGCGCGAGCTGATCGCCGATGCCGTACGACAGCTGACCGTCGCCCCTGGTGAGACCGAAGGGGCCGACATGGGCCCGGTCGTGGATGAAGCGTCGCAGGCCTCCATCCGTGAGCACATCAGCCGTGCTCGTTCGCAGGGCGCCGAAGTGGTGGCCGAAAATGAGCTGAGTGGCGCAGCTGCAGAAGCGGGCTTCTTCGTGGCTCCGACGTTTCTGCAGATCACCCCGGACCAGGATCTGTGGGCTGAAGAGGTATTTGGGCCGGTGCTGGGCATGGTCGAGGTAGACACCCTGGATGAGGCCATCGAGCTAGTCAACGATTCGGTGTATGGCCTGTCCAGTTCGATCTTCACGCGTGATCTGGGTCAGGCTTTCGATTTCCTTTACGGGGTGGACACCGGTCAGGTCTCCATTAATCAGCCGACCACGGGCTGGGATATTCACCATCCATTTGGTGGGTTCAAGGATTCTGGCTCCGGGTACAAAGAACAGGGCCACGATGCTCTGACCTTCTACACCCGTGTGAAGGCAGCCGCGATCCGCACCAAGTAG
- a CDS encoding bifunctional 4-hydroxy-2-oxoglutarate aldolase/2-dehydro-3-deoxy-phosphogluconate aldolase, with the protein MAQSTWFDQHLLGCPIMAILRNFSVEESLELSHRAWDLGIEHVEVPIQNQQGLDALAAVVEAGNSRGKYVGAGTVDSSEKVFQAQEIGAAYTVAPGLDDDVVEASSRADLPHLPGVATASEIQRALGHGLTWMKAFPAHTLGPAWFTAMRGPFPQVNFVATGGLDTTNVEAYLNAGAKVTAVGSALQQEDQISRLSQLITAPSDGA; encoded by the coding sequence ATGGCACAAAGCACCTGGTTCGATCAGCACCTCTTGGGGTGCCCGATTATGGCTATCCTGCGCAACTTTTCGGTCGAAGAAAGCCTCGAACTCTCCCACCGCGCATGGGATCTCGGTATCGAGCACGTCGAAGTCCCCATTCAGAATCAGCAGGGTCTCGATGCACTGGCAGCTGTGGTGGAAGCCGGAAATTCCCGGGGAAAGTACGTCGGCGCCGGCACCGTCGATTCCTCAGAAAAGGTTTTCCAGGCTCAGGAGATCGGGGCCGCTTACACCGTGGCTCCTGGTCTAGATGACGACGTCGTCGAGGCAAGTAGTCGAGCTGATCTGCCTCATCTACCCGGAGTGGCGACCGCCAGTGAGATCCAGCGTGCGCTGGGCCATGGCCTCACCTGGATGAAAGCGTTTCCCGCTCACACTTTAGGACCCGCTTGGTTCACAGCAATGCGGGGGCCCTTTCCTCAGGTGAATTTCGTTGCCACTGGTGGTCTGGATACCACCAACGTTGAGGCGTATTTGAACGCAGGTGCGAAGGTGACCGCCGTCGGGTCGGCATTGCAGCAAGAGGATCAGATCAGTCGCCTCAGTCAACTCATCACAGCACCGTCCGACGGAGCATGA